One Pecten maximus chromosome 7, xPecMax1.1, whole genome shotgun sequence genomic window carries:
- the LOC117330982 gene encoding uncharacterized protein LOC117330982 produces the protein MFKHVLDEAKDGAADNDVGRVLIHHPSLDNAIVVPLHSLEEFDAELVMEHVEKVLQSHDELTVTEGFDIGIINVPKESGWRWITDISGGDDSIKKKTSLVQIVNEDSMCMARSVAVLGPRK, from the coding sequence ATGTTTAAACATGTATTAGATGAAGCTAAAGATGGAGCAGCAGACAACGATGTGGGGCGTGTCCTCATCCATCATCCGAGTTTGGACAATGCTATCGTGGTTCCATTACATTCATTAGAAGAGTTTGATGCCGAACTGGTCATGGAACATGTCGAAAAGGTGCTGCAGAGTCACGATGAGCTCACCGTGACGGAAGGGTTCGATATTGGCATTATCAACGTCCCCAAAGAGAGTGGTTGGAGATGGATTACGGACATATCCGGCGGAGATGATTCCATCAAAAAGAAGACGTCTCTTGTCCAAATCGTCAACGAGGACAGCATGTGTATGGCACGATCCGTAGCCGTGTTGGGCCCGCGCAAATAA